A window of the Branchiibius hedensis genome harbors these coding sequences:
- a CDS encoding ABC transporter ATP-binding protein, whose product MIIQTEGLTRTFVRRSRGVRRTTLTAVDDLSISIDAGEAVGYIGANGAGKSTTIKMLVGILVPTSGSVRTCDLDPVRRRRELARHVGVVFGQRSQLWWDLPTRESYRILAAIHRVQGTERLNELVSELELGDFMDTPVRQLSLGQRMRAEVAAALLHSPQLVILDEPTIGLDVVSKQRLRQFLIAERQQHGTTLLLTTHDMGDVERLCDRVLVVDHGWLAYDGSLPGLAASVDSHRVLVLDLDDAVAPLTGIPGTTYVGSEVGGARQRLRFDPEQTSIAAVLAQVPGLRDLSIEEPDIEDVVRQIYSRDR is encoded by the coding sequence ATGATCATCCAGACCGAGGGTTTGACCAGGACGTTCGTACGCCGATCGCGCGGGGTGCGCCGCACCACCCTGACTGCGGTGGACGACCTGAGCATCTCCATCGACGCCGGCGAGGCGGTGGGGTATATCGGTGCGAACGGCGCCGGGAAGTCCACCACCATCAAGATGCTGGTCGGCATTCTCGTGCCGACCAGTGGGTCGGTCCGCACCTGCGACCTGGATCCGGTACGCCGCCGCCGCGAGTTGGCGCGGCACGTTGGCGTGGTCTTCGGGCAGCGCTCGCAGTTGTGGTGGGACCTGCCGACCCGCGAGTCCTACCGGATCCTGGCGGCGATCCACCGCGTGCAGGGCACCGAGCGCCTCAATGAGTTGGTGAGCGAACTCGAGCTGGGCGATTTCATGGACACGCCGGTGCGGCAGTTGTCCCTCGGACAGCGGATGCGCGCGGAAGTCGCTGCGGCACTGCTGCATTCGCCGCAACTGGTGATCCTCGACGAACCCACCATCGGTTTGGACGTCGTCTCGAAGCAGCGGCTGCGCCAGTTCCTCATCGCCGAGCGCCAACAGCACGGCACGACCTTGTTGCTGACCACGCACGACATGGGTGACGTCGAACGACTTTGCGACAGAGTGCTGGTCGTCGATCACGGCTGGCTCGCCTACGACGGATCGCTGCCCGGGCTAGCGGCTTCTGTGGACAGTCACCGCGTGCTGGTGCTCGACCTGGATGACGCGGTGGCGCCGTTGACGGGAATCCCGGGCACGACGTACGTCGGCAGTGAAGTCGGTGGCGCTCGCCAACGTCTGCGGTTCGATCCGGAGCAGACCTCGATCGCCGCCGTCCTGGCCCAGGTGCCGGGCCTGCGCGATCTGAGCATCGAGGAACCGGACATCGAGGATGTCGTCCGGCAGATCTACTCGCGGGATCGCTGA
- a CDS encoding ABC transporter permease, with protein MADVSAYAAVLRGQARAQRSYRTNFTIDLVSSGVVGLVELAEVWILFHNVTVLGGLTFTQMILVFGLADLCYSVADLIVGHVDRLPRYIRAGTLDVFYLRPQPLLAQLIFSDISLRRITRLGVGLAAAVYGLHANPIHWSMASVTLLVVTLLSGIAITSALFVLAAGCQFWLVDGAELTNSFVYGGRYASTQPATVWPIGIKVVFGVIFPVAFVSFVPAMTLLGRPVINSWVGWCAPLAALWIWALAMFMWRAGVRHYQGGGG; from the coding sequence GTGGCTGACGTCTCGGCGTACGCCGCCGTCTTGAGGGGCCAGGCGCGGGCCCAACGCTCCTACCGCACCAACTTCACGATCGACCTGGTCAGCTCCGGAGTCGTCGGTCTGGTCGAACTGGCCGAGGTGTGGATCCTCTTCCACAACGTCACGGTGCTCGGCGGGCTGACCTTTACCCAGATGATCCTGGTCTTCGGGCTGGCCGACCTGTGCTACTCCGTCGCCGACCTCATCGTCGGGCACGTCGACCGGCTCCCGCGCTACATCCGGGCCGGCACATTGGACGTCTTCTACCTGCGTCCCCAGCCGCTGCTCGCGCAACTGATCTTCTCCGACATCTCGCTTCGGCGGATCACCCGGCTCGGCGTCGGGCTCGCCGCAGCCGTTTATGGTCTGCACGCCAACCCCATTCACTGGTCGATGGCCTCCGTGACGCTGCTGGTGGTGACCCTGCTGTCCGGCATCGCGATCACGAGCGCGCTGTTCGTGCTGGCCGCGGGCTGCCAGTTCTGGCTGGTCGACGGCGCCGAACTGACCAACTCCTTCGTGTACGGCGGGCGGTACGCCAGCACCCAGCCGGCGACCGTCTGGCCGATCGGTATCAAAGTCGTCTTCGGGGTGATCTTCCCCGTCGCGTTCGTCTCGTTCGTGCCCGCGATGACCCTGCTGGGTCGACCCGTGATCAACTCCTGGGTCGGCTGGTGCGCGCCGTTGGCGGCCCTCTGGATCTGGGCGCTGGCGATGTTCATGTGGCGGGCGGGCGTGCGGCACTACCAAGGAGGCGGGGGCTAA
- a CDS encoding ABC transporter permease — translation MSAALTPYWLIFRAGVRRQSTYWLATIGGLVANLTFGFLKAAILFATVEAAGGNLQGYDLATMSGYVWLSQGLLGCINAHGQSEIGDRIKNGDIAIDFARPTSVFASFAASDLGGGAYSFLPRGLPAIIVGALTTGIALAHDVSGWALGLLAVALGMMLSFCGRYAVNILGLWLVETRGLQVFYMVVSTFLMGLFIPVGLFPAWLKTVAHATPFPAMFMTPIDLLSGRIDGWAGAAAVGVQLAWLALLVTVCLLLTRLGRRYLEVQGG, via the coding sequence GTGTCTGCCGCCCTCACGCCGTACTGGCTGATCTTCCGCGCGGGTGTGCGGCGACAATCCACCTACTGGCTGGCCACGATCGGCGGCCTGGTGGCCAACCTCACGTTCGGTTTCCTCAAGGCAGCGATCCTCTTCGCGACGGTCGAGGCGGCCGGTGGCAATCTGCAGGGTTACGACCTGGCGACGATGTCCGGCTACGTGTGGTTGTCCCAGGGGCTGCTCGGCTGCATCAACGCGCACGGCCAATCCGAGATCGGCGACCGGATCAAGAACGGTGACATCGCGATCGACTTCGCCCGGCCGACCAGTGTCTTTGCCTCGTTCGCGGCCAGTGATCTGGGCGGCGGCGCCTACTCCTTCCTGCCCCGCGGCCTGCCGGCGATCATCGTCGGAGCGCTCACGACCGGGATCGCCCTCGCGCACGACGTCAGCGGCTGGGCGCTCGGCCTGCTGGCGGTGGCCCTGGGGATGATGCTGTCCTTCTGCGGGCGCTACGCGGTCAACATCCTCGGCCTGTGGCTGGTCGAGACCCGCGGCCTGCAGGTCTTCTACATGGTCGTGTCCACCTTCTTGATGGGCTTGTTCATCCCGGTCGGACTGTTCCCCGCCTGGCTCAAGACCGTGGCGCACGCCACCCCGTTCCCAGCGATGTTCATGACCCCGATCGATCTGTTGTCCGGCCGGATCGACGGCTGGGCGGGAGCGGCCGCAGTCGGCGTCCAACTGGCCTGGTTGGCCCTCCTGGTGACCGTGTGTCTGCTGCTAACCCGGCTCGGTCGGCGCTACCTGGAGGTTCAAGGTGGCTGA